agtcggactcgactgagctgaatgaacaaaaacaagaagggcacttgccatctgcctgtattgctgcagctgctgacctcgACACTCCCTAaagggaattcagggtggagagtgaggcactctgtgccccagggaaactggtggaacaggtcttttaGATAGTtcgatattttcaggaactgatttcatgatctcatttcttgcacctcctcatatctagaaaagcactaaatcccttcatggtcagcttctcctcctgactagcagaaaaccttttataAAATGAGCGCCTGACTGCACTGagctcccccttcaccaaaatcatttattttgactttccccgctgcctctttggagcagtctctcagaccTGAGggactgtctcctgggctgcaatCTCCATTTTGCTCCAAATAAAACTTCACTCACAACTCTCacgttgtgcttttttttttttttttagttgacactatataaatattcattaagtAAGTTACCAAGAAACATGTCAATTTGGGAGACCCTGTAAGAATCAGGAAATTTCAAACTCATCATCAAAGCTCTTTACTCACGGGGCTTTAATCCAAATGCCCTCGTTAACTCCTACTCCTCCTGCTTTTCCCTGTGTCACCACAGAGTGAGTGtgattccctggtgcctcagaccataaagaatctgcctgcaatgtggaagatcccctagagaaggaaatggctacccactccagtattttttcctggagaatcccatggacagagaagcctggcaggctatacagtccatgggggtcgcaaagagtctcacacgactgagcaactagcacttcaCTTCTTCCCACCTCCTGGGATTGTCCCCTCCCCTGAAAGGCCCATAATCTCCTTGCACGTCAGACTCCTCTCCTCAGAAGTGATTAAGGGGCTCGGCTTCAAAGCGATTAGAGGAGCAGTCTGTGGGGTGCACTGGGCAGGAACACTCTACTGAGTCCAACCGCCCTACATTCTAGAATCAGCACCCATGGCCCTTGTGCCAGGGAGCAGTGAGGATGGGCCTTGGCCTAGAGATagcccaggctcttcccagcatCCAGAAAGTCCTAGACTGACCAACCCGCTTTGGAAGGACAGAGGAGAAATTGACAGGGTTGAAGGCCACCAGGATGTTCAGGTTAGTACTTTCCCACCTTGTGTCCTGCTGTCGGTTCATCCTCCACTTTGGCCCAGTTCCCCCGCTGTGCCCATCCAGCCTGTGTGTCCGCAGACCCGCCTCCCCTCCATTGTGGTGGAAGCCTCTGAGGTGAGTGAAGAGAGTGGGGAGCTCCAGTGGCCACatgaggagctgctgctgctgactGACGATGAGGAAGAGGAGGTCGAGGTGTTCTTCCAGGACCAAAGTGAAGAACCAGGTGAGGGAAGAGGCTCGTTCAAACAGGGCTGTTGTGAACTGAGTGTTCTAAGCAGAACAAGAGGGACAACTTagttgtgtcccctgcattaagcaggacacagtaggtgctcagtaaacatcgTGAAGAGAAATGTAGAGGTGGGAGATAAAAGTCAAGGTGGCTGAGGGACTTTCTTGACGGTCCAAGTCCAAATCCAGTGCttgggactctgagcttccaccttggggagggggaggagagggcgcaGGTTCGAGCCCCAGCGGTagaattaagatcccatgtgccatgcagcttggccaaagaaatgaaaacagtcaAGGTGACTGGTAAagttgatgaattttttttttttggctgccgtgccacacagcttgtgggatagTTAGGCTCTTCATTTCAAttgctgtattatttttataagcaaaaagaattaaatctaccttaaaaaaaaaaatccagtcagcTACCAGGTATGTTTCACTgttcttttattatatatttttcattgttaatggaTTCTttaactccccacccccagcctggacTTGGAGCTCCCTGGACCCTAAGTCTCCCTTAAGAACCTTTAACCCAGAACTCAGCTGGGGGCAGGAACGGGTAGATCAAGATGCCTCCTGGATCCCAGAGGACACAGAATGTCAGGAAACCCCCAATCCCTGTCCTCTCTGGGACCCACCATCAAGCTCCCATGTCTGCAGAAGCTGCTTTGTGGAATATTCCCATTTCCTGCCTCCCAGGAGCTTTGAGGGTAAGTATCATTTTCTCCCTCAAATGTTTTACCTAGGTTTTTGAAGCCTTTCCATCCATCCCTTCACAGTCTTCCCCATATAcaagtgagaaaaatgaagcttaAAGGTTAAACCCCAGGGTCACATCAGTGATAGTCAAGGAATCTGGATTAAGAATTCTCATCTGTGCTTTTAAGAGTTCAACTAGTTGGGGATGGGAAATAATTCACTTGTACCTTTTCTATTTAGCACTCATTTGTGCCTGTCACTGCTGAATGTTTTTACCTGTCAATTGTATGTAATCATGTAATTTTAGGTATTATTCCAGCCTTGCAGGTGAGTAAATGGGGCACAGAAATATTCACTATTAGGTGCACCCATCTAATAAATGGGGAAACTAGGACCCAAATTTTCCAGTCATCTTGCAAAGACCAAAGttttctccacctcctcaccCAACAGAAAACACTCAGATCAGGCCTAAAACATCTTTAATCAGAGCCTTGAATCACGTAAGCAAAGTAGGTGATGCCCCTGAAAGGGCCCAGCTCCTGCACAGTCACAGTCCAGCCCTGGGACCCTTTCTCTAGGCAGGGCAGTCGCACATCAGGATCCTCATCTGAGAACTGAATCAGGGTCCCCTGGGGACTTAGGACCCTCAAACATTCGGCCAGCAGCTGGTAAGCCCCAGGCAGACCACCCCGGGCAACAGCATCCCAGGTGCCCTTGTCCAGGACTAGCTGGAAGGAGCCTGAGGAAGCCACTGGCTGCAGATTCTGGCCGTCAGCCTGCACGAAGTGGAGGCTTGAGTCAGGGTGCCCAGGACACAGGGGTGTCTGGCCTTCGCCACCTTCCAGGAGACTCTTCATGTGGGCCACAGCTACAGGAGAGAAATCCACCCCCAACACGTCCACGGGGTGCGGGCATTTGGTATAGAGGCCTGTACATAAGCTGGAGGTCCCACAGCCCACATCCAACACCCGGGCTGGACAGGCAGCCCGTGCCTTCTCCAACAGCGGCAGTAAGAGCCCCTGGGCTTCTTCATATCCAAAGAACCAGTCGAAGGTGCGGACGCTGCCCTGACGGGGCTGGGCATGGAGCTTATCCCAGAGGGAGcggtctgccaggcagctgccagCCAGGGAACCTGCGGACGACGGGAGGACACGCATCACCCAGCGCCCGGTTCTATCAAACTGCTATCAAAATCTGCGCCATGTGCCTTGGGGTTTTAAGCGGCAAAATTTCAATGAGCAGACTCCTGGGTAACGAAGAGCCCGGCTTGCGCTCCCACTGTCCACCTTCCCTACCCGCCACGGTGCGGCGCGTCCCCGCCGCCAGGCTCGCCAGATGGAGGGTTCGGCGCAAGGCAGCCATCCGGAGATGCCGGCAAGGTCGCCCAGAGAAACTTCTGTGAAAATGTCGCCCGTACTCCGGCTGGGCCTGAGATCCAAGTGAAGATTTGTAAAATCCTCTGTGCGGAATGACGCGTAAAGCTTCCCTACCTCTGCAGCTTCAGAAAAAAGAACGCGGACACAAACTTAGTACCGTACGAATGACCTTTTATTGTTTGCAGCGGGAAGTGGAAGAGGGGATATGGCAGCTCCGGCTCTTGGGGTGGCTCCACAGACCTAAAATCAAAGGAGAAGGTGTGAGTACCCCCGGGAGGAGCCTGCTGAACCTCGGTTCTGCCCTGCTCCTTGGAGCTCTGTGTCCCGGCGCTTGAGGATAGAACCGGCGGATTGCTGGCCGCCGGTACCGAAGACATGACGCCGAGGGGGCCAGAGCCCGTTCCCTCTACCTCCGTACATTACGCGGATCGGGACTGCACGCCCGACCCCCGCCAAGAAAAGGAGGGTCCACAGGCGCCGTCCCCCCTCCACAAGAACACCAGCCCGATCCCCACCCCCAACAGGCCACACTCACTCAGTCGCCGCCCTCCAAAAGGCTCGTGTGAGAGCCGGGTTCGTTTATATAGTGCCAGGGCCCGCCCCCGAGTTGCGATTGGCTGGCACAAAGCTGAGGGCGGGGCGCACACGGACCCTGCGCACAGCGGAAACGTGGACCCGGAGCCGGCCTTGCGGCGCAGCTATGGGTGCCCCGGGTGGAAAGATCAACCGGCCGCGAACGGTGACTCTGGGACCCCCGACATGGTTTCCCAAGCGTCCTAGAGCCTTTATTCTTGCCCGAGATGGAGTCTATGGGCCAGTGTCACCGGGTGCGTGGTCCCAGGTCGCAGGGCGCGGCCGCCCTCTGATTAAGCATCTTCCTCCCCACAGGAGCTGAAGAAGAAGCTGTTCAAGCGACGACGTGTGTTGAACCGGGAGCGGCGACTGAAGCATCGGGTGGTCGGAGCTGTGATAGACGAAGGACTGATTACGCGGCACCACCTCAAGAAGCGGGCGTGAGTGCCAGACCCTCTCTCCCTGGGTCCTTCCCATcaagcctccttccctccttgtCGAGCTCCGGAGCAGCTTAACACCATTTTGCTTTGTGTACTCACACTTATGCAAGGAAAGTTTGCGCCTAAACTTTGTTAGCCTCTCACATTATACCTGTAAGTCGCAACCTTTCTTTGGTTCTTGGACACTACTGAGAATCTAAGGAGAGCTGTGGCCCCAGCCTCCCCAAGTAACATTATACATTCACACATTTCctataagtaaatttaaaagcgTACACATGAGTGCGGTGAATCAttcaatgaattttcacaaaggcTCGTGTGGGATATTGCATATAAGTTTCAAGGCCCCTTGGGTTCTTGGGTAAGACTTCCTATCCCATTCTTTCACTGACTTGTTTATGAAATATGTACTTTATGAATTGgcataataaatatatttggtcCCTGCCGGGTTTCTGACAGCTAAAACcattggaatttcctgagtgataagAGGGCGTTTTATTTCAAAAGGATCCCCTTTTGAGCATACCTAAATTTAAGCTgggcttccctcttggctcagactgtaaagaatccgcctgcaatgcaggagacctgggtttgatccctgggttgggaagatcccctggaggagggcatggcaacccagtccaatattctcgcctggagaatcctcctggacagaggagccagcaggcagcagtccacggggttggaaagagtcggacacaactgagcaactaagcacaaattTATGCTAATAGTGATTTAGGGTGGGGCTGGTCATCCAAAAGAAGTGATTAGAGGATTGGAAATTCCAAAGGCACTGACCTTTGGAAAGGGGGCAGGTGCTGGAGATTCCTATAAAACCTCTTGATAGCTTCCTGATAGGTGAACAGGTGGAGTCGCTGAGAAGGTTTAGCTGGAGAAGGCATGGGAACTCCGGCCCCTTCCATACCTTGCCCTATGCTTCTCTTCCATCTGACTGTTCCTGAGTTGTATTTTATAGTAAATTAGTGAATGCAGGtatgtttccctgagttctgtgagctgttctAGCAAATTACTGAGTTTGAGAAGGGGATCATGAGAACCCCAGTTTATGGCTGGTCAATCAGAAGTCTAGGTGACAACCTGGATTTGTGATTGGCATTTGAAGTGGGGAAACCCTGTGGAACCAAGCCCTTAACCTGTGATGCCTGATGCCATCTCCAGGTATACACTGTCCAAATCAAATTAAACTTGTAGGACGCCCAGTCCGTGTCCACTACGAATACAGAGAATTACTTGATGTGGGAAAACCTACTATATCTGGTGGCAGAAGTATCAAGAATGAGAGGAGGAAAAGTTTCCACTCTATACTAAATTTTAGCAATTAATGTTACTTTCTGTATGTGTTAAGGTTAGTTTTAAGTAAGGTAACAGTTCTTTAACTTAGATCCAAAGACCTTTTCAGTAATCAGAATCACTGTGTGGTGTGTTTTGGTTCAGATTCATCTGGTATTTTTGCTCCTACCAACCTTTTAGGTCCAGTGCACGTGCCAACATTACTCTGTCTGGGAAGAAGCGCAGAAAACTCCTCCAGCAGATCCGACTTGCCCAGAAAGAGAAAGCAGCCATGGAAGGTGAGGCTAGGGCCCAGAAGTTGGGGTGATGCAGCCTGGATTCATTCGGGTTCTTTaatgcttcttcttttcctttgttcagtggAAGCCCCTCCCAAGCCAACCAGGACTAGTGACCTGCAGCCCAAATCAAAAAAGAAGACAACCCCCCCACAAGATGTAGATATGGAGGACCTTGAAGATAAGAGCTAATTCTGAATCTCACACCCTTTCCACCAGAAGATTCTCAAGCTGGAGCCAAGAGGACTCGATGGTTATTTCAGATGATTTTGGAGAGAGCATTGCTCCTTTTCATTCTCCCTATATTCCTCTTTCCTAATGGCCTACTGACCTGCCCTGGAGGGATGTATTGAGAAAAAgagagtagaaaagaaaaattgcagaGGTGGTCCTAAGCAGTCAACTGCATTTGTAATAAAGCCCCCTCGTTCCCACTGAGATGTGTGTGATTAAATGTAGGAATTGGGATGGGAAAAGGAAAAGGGGCCGTGAGTGTGGAAACAAGACAACTGGAAAATGGGACTCAGCGCTTACTTGAGCAAAGGCAACAAGAAGTTAAGTTCCTTGGTGGCCCTGTCTCCCCAGTGACAAAATTTCTGACAAAACTGAGGATTATTGTAGAGATGTCGGAGGAGGCAAGGGTCCTGAAAACAGCCCTGCCACCTCCCCTGTGTGATGAGGGTGGACAAGTGACCATGATTGTCTTTGCTTCCATTGCtggattatatttttaataaagtgaaCATTATTTTACCCTTTTTATGCTCAGAAGTTCTGTTTGTTGGAAGCCAGGGCTGGGGTGGTTAATTAAAGTGAGAAGCTGAATGTGGAGAGATGTGGTCAACAGGGAAAGAACATACTGTCTCCTTGCCCTGTTTAATCAGTGCAAGCTTCCTGGACGAagggattttaaa
Above is a genomic segment from Dama dama isolate Ldn47 chromosome 2, ASM3311817v1, whole genome shotgun sequence containing:
- the LBHD1 gene encoding LBH domain-containing protein 1 isoform X2, which codes for MALVPGSSEDGPWPRDSPGSSQHPESPRLTNPLWKDRGEIDRVEGHQDVQPVCPQTRLPSIVVEASEVSEESGELQWPHEELLLLTDDEEEEVEVFFQDQSEEPAWTWSSLDPKSPLRTFNPELSWGQERVDQDASWIPEDTECQETPNPCPLWDPPSSSHVCRSCFVEYSHFLPPRSFEGKYHFLPQMFYLGF
- the LBHD1 gene encoding LBH domain-containing protein 1 isoform X3 gives rise to the protein MALVPGSSEDGPWPRDSPGSSQHPESPRLTNPLWKDRGEIDRVEGHQDVQTRLPSIVVEASEVSEESGELQWPHEELLLLTDDEEEEVEVFFQDQSEEPAWTWSSLDPKSPLRTFNPELSWGQERVDQDASWIPEDTECQETPNPCPLWDPPSSSHVCRSCFVEYSHFLPPRSFEGKYHFLPQMFYLGF
- the LBHD1 gene encoding LBH domain-containing protein 1 isoform X1, which gives rise to MALVPGSSEDGPWPRDSPGSSQHPESPRLTNPLWKDRGEIDRVEGHQDVQVSTFPPCVLLSVHPPLWPSSPAVPIQPVCPQTRLPSIVVEASEVSEESGELQWPHEELLLLTDDEEEEVEVFFQDQSEEPAWTWSSLDPKSPLRTFNPELSWGQERVDQDASWIPEDTECQETPNPCPLWDPPSSSHVCRSCFVEYSHFLPPRSFEGKYHFLPQMFYLGF
- the CSKMT gene encoding citrate synthase-lysine N-methyltransferase CSKMT, mitochondrial; the encoded protein is MAALRRTLHLASLAAGTRRTVAGSLAGSCLADRSLWDKLHAQPRQGSVRTFDWFFGYEEAQGLLLPLLEKARAACPARVLDVGCGTSSLCTGLYTKCPHPVDVLGVDFSPVAVAHMKSLLEGGEGQTPLCPGHPDSSLHFVQADGQNLQPVASSGSFQLVLDKGTWDAVARGGLPGAYQLLAECLRVLSPQGTLIQFSDEDPDVRLPCLEKGSQGWTVTVQELGPFRGITYFAYVIQGSD
- the C2H11orf98 gene encoding uncharacterized protein C11orf98 homolog, with the protein product MGAPGGKINRPRTELKKKLFKRRRVLNRERRLKHRVVGAVIDEGLITRHHLKKRASSARANITLSGKKRRKLLQQIRLAQKEKAAMEVEAPPKPTRTSDLQPKSKKKTTPPQDVDMEDLEDKS